Proteins encoded in a region of the Armatimonadota bacterium genome:
- the rlmD gene encoding 23S rRNA (uracil(1939)-C(5))-methyltransferase RlmD yields MTLRPSDVVELRIDRMSYGGRGVARLDGFVVFVDDAAPGDRLSARLRVVKKSYAEAEPVRISEASPLRIAPSCPHFGPCGGCLWQHLAYRAQLEAKRAIVAESLAQLGGIEHVAVRPVIGMDDPWRYRNKMEFTFLPGGGLGLHRRGRWDEVVDLSTCLLPSPRVVDVLVDVKAFARRHNLPGYDPRRHQGLLRQLVVREGRATGDLLVTIVTATGQFPQARALADHLAGRHAGLTGVLWAVNPARGDTIELQGAQVLYGRPYIFERLRGLTFKIGPATFFQTNTLQAERMIDVVREMAGEAEEVVDLYCGVGTFALALAGQSRRVHGVEVVAASVEAAQENARLNGIANADFYVADVRRFVRLPAGGRPDLVILDPPRAGAGRQVMTALGRAAPRRVIYISCNPTTLAPDLRHLLPAGYRILAIQPFDLFPHTYHVECVVLLERETP; encoded by the coding sequence GTGACCCTGCGGCCTTCCGACGTCGTCGAGCTGCGCATCGACCGGATGAGCTACGGCGGCCGGGGCGTGGCGCGCCTGGACGGCTTTGTCGTCTTTGTGGACGACGCGGCGCCCGGCGACCGCCTGTCGGCCCGGCTGCGGGTTGTGAAGAAGTCCTATGCCGAAGCCGAACCCGTCCGTATCAGCGAGGCGTCGCCCCTGCGGATCGCGCCCAGCTGTCCCCACTTCGGACCCTGCGGCGGGTGTCTCTGGCAGCACCTGGCATACCGGGCCCAGCTGGAGGCCAAACGGGCGATCGTCGCGGAGAGCCTGGCTCAGCTGGGGGGCATCGAGCACGTCGCGGTGCGTCCCGTCATCGGCATGGACGACCCGTGGCGGTACCGCAACAAGATGGAGTTCACCTTCCTGCCCGGCGGCGGACTCGGGTTGCACCGCCGCGGGCGCTGGGACGAGGTCGTCGACCTCTCGACGTGCCTGCTGCCGTCCCCGCGGGTCGTGGACGTCCTCGTCGACGTCAAAGCCTTCGCCCGCCGTCACAACCTCCCGGGCTACGATCCCCGCAGACACCAGGGACTGTTGCGCCAGCTCGTGGTCCGCGAAGGCCGGGCCACCGGCGACCTCCTCGTCACGATCGTCACCGCCACGGGGCAGTTCCCCCAGGCTCGGGCGCTGGCCGACCACCTGGCTGGCAGGCATGCCGGGTTGACCGGAGTCCTGTGGGCGGTCAACCCTGCCAGGGGCGACACGATCGAGCTCCAGGGGGCGCAGGTGCTCTACGGGCGTCCCTACATCTTCGAGCGGCTGCGAGGGCTGACCTTCAAGATCGGACCGGCGACCTTCTTCCAGACGAATACCCTGCAGGCCGAGCGCATGATCGACGTCGTCCGGGAGATGGCGGGGGAGGCGGAGGAGGTCGTCGACCTGTACTGCGGCGTGGGAACCTTCGCTCTGGCCCTGGCCGGGCAGTCCCGCCGTGTGCACGGTGTCGAAGTGGTGGCCGCCTCGGTGGAGGCGGCGCAGGAGAACGCACGTCTCAACGGCATCGCCAACGCCGACTTTTACGTGGCGGATGTGCGGCGGTTCGTCCGCCTGCCGGCGGGGGGTCGTCCCGATCTCGTCATCCTCGACCCCCCGCGGGCGGGGGCCGGCCGGCAGGTGATGACGGCCCTCGGCCGGGCGGCGCCGCGCCGGGTGATCTACATCTCCTGCAATCCGACCACCCTGGCGCCGGATCTGCGCCACCTCCTGCCGGCGGGCTACCGGATCCTGGCGATCCAGCCCTTCGACCTCTTCCCCCACACCTACCACGTCGAGTGCGTCGTGCTCCTCGAGCGCGAGACCCCTTAA
- a CDS encoding lysophospholipid acyltransferase family protein yields MEDRLRGGPGYRLLRVLVRGLLRAGWGLRVSGLEYLPPPPCVLAPAHGSEIDAVVLSASLPFRPTFLAARELERFPWLFRLIRWFDPVFVRRGGLADIGSVRACLARLERGDVLVIFPEGRVVQSAEPGPFHPGAAFLALRAQVPLVPVALLGLERMWPLGARWPRPSRIAVRIGRPLRPRPGEEPDALTARLRQAVVSLRRAETIG; encoded by the coding sequence GTGGAGGACCGCCTGCGGGGCGGGCCGGGCTACCGTCTCCTTCGGGTCCTCGTCCGGGGGCTGCTGCGGGCGGGGTGGGGGCTGCGGGTCAGCGGGCTGGAGTACCTGCCGCCTCCACCCTGCGTGCTGGCTCCCGCCCACGGCAGCGAGATCGACGCGGTCGTGCTCTCCGCCTCGCTGCCCTTCCGGCCGACCTTCCTGGCGGCGCGCGAACTCGAGCGGTTTCCGTGGCTGTTTCGCCTCATCCGGTGGTTCGATCCCGTCTTTGTCCGGCGAGGGGGCCTGGCCGATATCGGCAGCGTGCGCGCCTGCCTGGCACGTCTGGAGCGCGGGGACGTACTCGTCATCTTCCCGGAGGGCCGCGTCGTGCAGTCCGCCGAACCCGGCCCGTTCCACCCCGGCGCGGCGTTTCTGGCGCTGCGGGCGCAGGTGCCGCTGGTGCCCGTCGCGCTCCTCGGTCTGGAACGGATGTGGCCGCTGGGGGCCCGCTGGCCCCGCCCGTCGCGGATCGCGGTGCGCATCGGCCGGCCGCTGCGGCCCCGGCCGGGGGAGGAGCCCGACGCCCTGACCGCCCGGCTGAGACAGGCCGTCGTCTCGCTGCGCCGGGCGGAGACAATCGGGTAG
- a CDS encoding transglycosylase SLT domain-containing protein, with protein sequence MRPVPSIVLLIVVIVGLVGGVGVAAPPAAPPTLVSAVEAFRRGDCAAHTAALRTLAEDPSPAGARAAVLLAGCLRAQRRYGEARTMFEVAASRHPTLAAFLRLQAAEAAAAAGDLEAALRDLAAPFDGASPAVLRRVAVLRGDALLRAGRPEEAADALRQVPGLDGSDDEIQSRVWWLRGVAAERTGNRREATEAYAMAWWAFPGSAGESAAGLRLRAVTGRSSPPIPALARVERARRLLKRGEPKAAEREWSLAVRDPLPDDIAAEAWYHLGLLRLGTPGAVNAFVRAARYPTRSEETQYYLGVAYHAVGRRADALAVWNRLADRRSPWASRAYLNLGRWAEAGRRWREADAWYLRAATNAPQAPSADEARWRRGWIRVRTGRTVEAERLFLEYGQAFPRTPRAPAHLYWAGRMRADRGADPRGLYRIVAERYPLTFYGQRARARLRMPPPPRPAAPPAPGLPDGEFTAPHLELAALGFSREAAEETEAHPAWETSAELRRLAAALWAAAEEPAKAAAAVEPLVASALLHTEEADPEVWPLAYPRPFWSDLLSQADHSGVDPYLVLAVMREESRFDPQAVSPARAVGLMQLLPTTAQGILGARLPPSRLTNPQLNIRAGVRYLAGLLRRYDGNVALAVAAYNAGPGGVRAVRHLAATDLDRFVESLPYAETRTYVRHVLQSYGIYRWLYP encoded by the coding sequence ATGCGCCCGGTTCCGTCAATCGTCCTCCTGATCGTGGTGATCGTGGGCCTGGTCGGCGGCGTCGGAGTCGCCGCGCCTCCCGCGGCACCGCCCACGCTCGTCTCCGCCGTGGAGGCGTTTCGGCGCGGGGACTGCGCAGCCCATACCGCCGCCCTTCGGACCCTGGCGGAGGATCCGTCGCCCGCGGGCGCGCGCGCCGCGGTCCTGTTGGCCGGGTGCCTGCGGGCGCAGCGTCGGTACGGGGAAGCGCGCACGATGTTCGAGGTAGCGGCGTCGCGGCATCCGACGCTGGCGGCGTTCCTGCGCCTCCAGGCCGCCGAAGCGGCGGCCGCGGCAGGGGATCTCGAGGCGGCCCTGCGCGATCTCGCCGCCCCGTTCGACGGCGCCTCCCCGGCCGTCTTGCGGCGCGTCGCGGTTCTTCGGGGGGACGCGCTGCTGCGCGCCGGACGGCCGGAGGAAGCCGCGGATGCGCTGCGGCAGGTCCCCGGGCTCGACGGGTCCGATGACGAGATCCAATCCCGCGTCTGGTGGCTGCGCGGCGTGGCGGCGGAACGTACGGGGAATCGCCGGGAAGCGACGGAGGCCTACGCGATGGCGTGGTGGGCCTTCCCGGGCTCGGCGGGCGAATCCGCGGCGGGACTGCGGCTGCGGGCGGTGACCGGTCGATCGTCTCCGCCGATCCCCGCCCTCGCGCGTGTGGAGCGGGCGAGGCGGCTGCTGAAAAGGGGCGAGCCGAAGGCGGCGGAGCGGGAGTGGAGCCTGGCCGTACGGGATCCGCTTCCCGACGATATCGCCGCCGAAGCGTGGTATCATCTGGGCCTGCTGCGCCTGGGGACGCCGGGCGCCGTCAACGCTTTTGTGCGGGCCGCCCGGTATCCGACCCGGTCCGAGGAGACGCAGTACTACCTCGGCGTGGCCTACCACGCCGTCGGCCGGCGCGCAGACGCACTGGCCGTCTGGAACCGCCTGGCCGACCGGCGCAGCCCCTGGGCCTCGCGGGCCTACCTCAACCTCGGCCGGTGGGCGGAGGCCGGGCGGCGGTGGCGCGAGGCGGATGCCTGGTATCTGCGCGCGGCCACCAACGCACCGCAGGCGCCGTCGGCCGACGAGGCGCGGTGGCGACGGGGGTGGATCCGCGTCCGCACCGGCCGGACCGTCGAGGCGGAGCGTCTGTTCCTGGAATACGGGCAGGCGTTCCCCCGCACGCCCCGTGCCCCGGCCCACCTCTATTGGGCGGGCCGCATGAGGGCCGACCGGGGCGCGGATCCCCGTGGGCTGTACCGCATCGTCGCCGAGCGGTACCCGCTGACCTTCTACGGGCAGCGCGCGCGGGCGCGGCTGCGGATGCCTCCGCCGCCGCGCCCGGCTGCGCCGCCCGCCCCGGGACTTCCCGACGGGGAGTTCACCGCCCCCCACCTGGAACTTGCGGCGCTGGGGTTCTCCCGCGAGGCGGCGGAGGAGACGGAGGCCCATCCGGCGTGGGAGACGTCCGCGGAACTGCGCCGGCTGGCGGCGGCGTTGTGGGCCGCGGCGGAGGAACCGGCGAAAGCCGCCGCCGCCGTTGAGCCGCTGGTCGCTTCCGCCCTGCTGCACACAGAAGAGGCCGATCCGGAGGTGTGGCCCCTGGCCTATCCCCGTCCCTTCTGGTCGGACCTGCTGAGCCAGGCGGACCACAGCGGCGTCGATCCCTATCTCGTTCTGGCCGTGATGAGGGAAGAGAGTCGGTTCGATCCGCAGGCGGTCTCGCCGGCACGGGCCGTGGGGCTGATGCAGCTGTTGCCGACGACGGCGCAGGGGATCCTGGGGGCGCGACTGCCGCCGTCCCGCCTGACGAATCCCCAGCTCAACATCCGCGCCGGGGTGCGCTATCTCGCCGGGCTCCTCCGCAGGTACGACGGGAACGTCGCGCTCGCCGTGGCCGCCTATAACGCCGGACCGGGCGGGGTCCGCGCCGTCCGCCACCTGGCGGCAACCGACCTGGATCGGTTCGTGGAGAGTCTGCCCTACGCGGAGACGCGGACCTACGTCCGCCACGTCCTGCAGTCCTACGGCATCTACCGCTGGCTGTACCCCTGA